Proteins encoded together in one Nostoc sp. PCC 7524 window:
- a CDS encoding glycosyltransferase family 9 protein, which produces MRVVALVPGGIGDQILFFPTLDDLKRYYPNAQLDVVTEPRSKAAYRVSKSVNEVLSFDFKDRNSLADWGNLVGTIRDREYDLAITVGQSWLVGLFLWLTGIPTRIGYQGKGSGFLTKSVPFKPSQYAATVYHDLLQPLGIDTPTPELGVNVPKPDIEWAQNEQKRLGVNETGYVLIYGGSGWVSSTKGADAIYPLENWQEIIQDFQHKQPDLPIVVIQGANDEGFVRSLRDLSANIKVTAPEDIGKLAAIIAGASLMLSNESAPLQLSVAVQTYTIALLGATEPAKVLPKSDKFLGIKSPSGRVADISPQQVLQKIWGG; this is translated from the coding sequence ATGCGAGTAGTAGCCCTTGTACCTGGTGGAATTGGCGATCAAATTCTCTTCTTTCCGACTCTAGACGATCTGAAGCGATATTACCCCAACGCTCAGTTAGATGTCGTTACCGAACCCCGATCAAAGGCAGCTTACCGGGTGAGTAAGTCAGTCAATGAGGTGCTGTCTTTCGATTTTAAAGATCGTAACAGCCTAGCCGATTGGGGCAACCTCGTGGGTACAATTCGCGATCGCGAGTATGATTTAGCCATTACTGTGGGGCAAAGTTGGTTAGTGGGTCTTTTTCTCTGGTTAACAGGAATTCCCACACGTATCGGCTACCAAGGTAAAGGATCTGGATTTCTCACTAAATCTGTACCGTTTAAACCATCCCAGTATGCAGCGACTGTTTACCACGACTTGCTGCAACCACTAGGTATTGATACCCCTACCCCAGAGTTAGGGGTAAATGTACCAAAACCGGATATTGAGTGGGCGCAAAATGAACAAAAACGCCTAGGGGTGAATGAAACAGGTTATGTTTTGATTTATGGTGGCTCTGGCTGGGTATCTTCTACTAAGGGTGCAGATGCAATTTACCCGTTAGAGAACTGGCAGGAAATTATTCAAGATTTTCAACACAAACAGCCGGATTTGCCTATAGTTGTGATTCAGGGGGCTAATGATGAAGGGTTTGTGCGATCGCTGCGTGATTTATCTGCCAATATCAAGGTGACTGCCCCTGAAGATATCGGCAAGTTAGCTGCGATCATCGCTGGAGCCAGCCTGATGCTATCTAATGAGAGTGCGCCGTTGCAACTCAGTGTAGCAGTACAGACTTATACTATTGCTTTGCTTGGTGCTACTGAACCCGCTAAAGTATTACCAAAAAGCGATAAGTTTCTGGGTATCAAATCTCCTAGTGGAAGAGTCGCAGATATTTCTCCTCAACAGGTGTTACAGAAAATCTGGGGTGGTTGA
- a CDS encoding CHAT domain-containing tetratricopeptide repeat protein, translated as MTQNNRQFMQSIASHTIVICTSIILLSETSFASIEQYEIKIAQTTQTTAKQVYEQGKQLYEQGTAAARQQAIKKFEEALVLYRAVGDRSFQALTLVYIGKINSDLGEKQTAQDYYRQALLLYQQIKDKSGQGTTLNNIGKIYSELGERQKALDYYFQALPLRQQTQDKRGEGITLNNIGVIYSFLGEHQKALDYYHQSLPLKILVGEKSSTANTINNIGKAYSDLGDEQKALDYFNQSLLLYQQAKDKSGEAIVLNNIAIAYSNQGQQQKALDYFYQSLPLFEIVGDKSGKAIALLNLGRVYVKLGEQQKAQDYFHQSLPIFQQVGNKPREAHNLYHLAALERDKGNFNTAQTQIEIAIKIVEDIRSQITSQELRTSYFATVQDYYQLYIDLLMQRHKQQPSQGYDAQALQASERARARSLLELLSEANADIRQGVEPELLSQERKLRQKLDFLETQQIELLSRHHTESQAQALAKDITTLLEQYKHLQAKIRATSPRYAALTQPQPLSLAQIQKQVLDDNTLLLEYSLGEKRSYLWAVTNKSIKSYELPKRADIEAIAHKFRQDITSPYLRHSPSIDTLSQIILAPVAPQLKNQRLVVVSDGALQYVPFTALNTNYSQAGNKYQPLLLNHEIITLPSASTVAILRQEHKQRQPTSKALAVLADPVFSSDDERLQGKTARPAVVDNNLNKLALTRAASDSEIRFERLRFTRQEAEAILALVPDSKGKPAFDFTASRNTATSNELSQYRIIHFATHGILNSKHPELSGVVLSLFDNQGMPQNGFLRLHDIFNLNLQAELVVLSACKTGLGEEVKGEGLVGLTRGFMYAGSPRVVVSLWSVDDQATSELMQLFYKQMLQTGLKPAAALRTAQIEIWRKQQYAAPYYWAAFTLQGEWK; from the coding sequence ATGACTCAAAATAACAGGCAATTCATGCAATCAATAGCTAGTCATACTATTGTTATATGTACCAGTATCATTTTGCTTTCAGAAACAAGTTTTGCCTCTATTGAACAATATGAAATTAAGATTGCCCAGACGACACAGACAACCGCTAAACAAGTATATGAGCAGGGGAAACAACTGTATGAGCAAGGGACGGCAGCCGCTAGACAACAGGCAATAAAAAAATTTGAGGAAGCCTTAGTATTATATCGAGCTGTAGGCGATCGCTCTTTCCAAGCTCTCACTCTCGTTTACATTGGCAAAATTAACTCAGACTTGGGCGAAAAGCAAACAGCACAAGATTACTACAGACAAGCCCTATTACTCTACCAACAAATCAAAGATAAATCAGGGCAAGGTACAACCCTCAATAACATTGGCAAAATCTACTCCGAGTTAGGAGAAAGACAAAAGGCACTCGATTATTATTTTCAAGCCCTCCCTCTGCGACAACAAACACAAGACAAAAGAGGCGAAGGTATTACTCTCAATAATATTGGCGTAATCTACAGTTTCTTGGGAGAACATCAAAAAGCTTTAGACTACTATCATCAATCCCTACCCCTAAAAATCCTAGTAGGTGAAAAATCTAGCACAGCTAATACCATTAATAATATTGGCAAAGCCTACTCCGATTTAGGAGATGAGCAAAAAGCTTTAGATTACTTCAATCAATCCTTACTTTTATACCAACAAGCTAAAGATAAAAGTGGTGAAGCAATTGTCTTGAACAATATAGCCATTGCCTATTCCAATCAAGGACAACAGCAAAAAGCCTTGGATTATTTTTATCAGTCACTGCCGCTATTTGAAATAGTAGGAGATAAATCAGGAAAAGCGATCGCCCTTCTGAATTTAGGTAGAGTCTACGTGAAATTGGGAGAACAACAAAAAGCACAGGATTATTTTCACCAATCTCTACCCATATTCCAACAGGTGGGAAACAAGCCCAGAGAAGCCCACAATTTATATCATCTGGCGGCTTTGGAACGGGATAAAGGCAACTTCAACACAGCCCAAACACAAATTGAGATAGCCATCAAAATTGTTGAGGATATCCGCTCTCAAATCACCTCTCAGGAACTCCGCACTTCGTATTTTGCTACAGTGCAGGATTATTACCAGCTCTACATCGACTTGCTGATGCAGCGACACAAGCAGCAACCATCTCAAGGGTATGATGCTCAGGCATTGCAAGCTAGTGAACGCGCCCGCGCCCGTAGTCTCTTAGAATTGCTGAGTGAAGCTAACGCTGATATTCGTCAAGGAGTCGAACCAGAGTTACTTTCCCAAGAACGCAAACTGCGACAAAAACTTGATTTTTTAGAAACGCAACAGATAGAACTGCTGAGTCGTCACCATACCGAATCTCAAGCGCAAGCTTTAGCAAAAGACATTACAACACTGCTAGAACAATATAAACACTTACAGGCAAAGATTCGTGCTACCAGCCCACGTTATGCAGCACTGACTCAACCTCAGCCTTTGTCATTAGCACAAATTCAAAAGCAAGTTCTGGATGACAACACCTTATTACTAGAATATTCTCTAGGAGAAAAGCGGAGTTACCTTTGGGCAGTTACCAATAAGAGTATTAAGAGTTACGAATTACCTAAACGTGCAGATATTGAAGCGATCGCCCACAAATTCCGTCAAGATATTACCAGTCCCTATCTCCGCCATAGCCCATCTATAGATACCCTATCTCAGATCATCCTCGCTCCGGTAGCCCCACAATTGAAAAATCAACGTTTAGTAGTTGTTAGTGACGGGGCTTTGCAGTATGTACCATTTACTGCCCTAAATACTAATTACTCACAAGCTGGCAACAAATATCAACCATTACTACTGAACCACGAAATCATCACTTTACCCTCAGCCTCTACAGTTGCTATCCTCCGACAAGAACACAAACAGCGTCAACCTACATCTAAAGCATTAGCTGTATTGGCAGATCCAGTTTTTAGCAGTGATGATGAGCGTCTTCAAGGTAAAACCGCTCGCCCTGCTGTTGTAGACAACAATTTAAACAAACTCGCCTTAACAAGAGCTGCTAGTGACTCTGAGATCAGATTTGAACGTCTACGCTTTACACGCCAAGAAGCCGAGGCGATTCTGGCACTTGTACCTGATAGTAAAGGTAAGCCAGCTTTTGACTTTACCGCTAGTCGCAACACAGCCACTAGCAATGAATTGAGCCAGTATCGCATCATCCATTTCGCTACTCATGGCATTCTCAACAGCAAACATCCAGAATTATCTGGGGTAGTATTATCGCTATTTGACAATCAGGGAATGCCTCAAAATGGCTTTTTACGCTTACATGATATCTTTAACCTTAACCTGCAAGCTGAGTTAGTTGTACTCAGTGCTTGTAAAACTGGACTGGGAGAGGAAGTTAAGGGAGAAGGATTAGTTGGTTTAACTAGGGGATTTATGTATGCGGGAAGTCCACGAGTTGTGGTGAGTTTATGGAGTGTGGATGATCAAGCCACTTCCGAACTGATGCAGTTGTTTTACAAACAGATGCTACAAACAGGATTAAAACCTGCGGCAGCGTTAAGAACTGCACAGATAGAAATCTGGCGTAAACAACAGTATGCAGCACCTTATTATTGGGCAGCTTTTACTTTACAGGGTGAATGGAAGTAG
- a CDS encoding CRR6 family NdhI maturation factor: MTITIAINTDSVNSLDLSPVNTVIHQLLQEGAVATQEQQLQFDIDYPLEPGDPRELSEIPELRLWFVRLDAKYPWFPFLLDWKAGELARYTAMLVPHQFSAKEGIQYNPEALEIFLMHKIFTLSDWLKQQDIPWQSRLKSMAQMLGYELDDALFEIF; the protein is encoded by the coding sequence ATGACAATCACGATCGCAATCAATACTGACTCCGTTAATAGCCTGGATTTATCGCCAGTCAACACGGTAATTCATCAACTGCTACAAGAGGGAGCAGTAGCTACCCAAGAACAGCAGTTGCAGTTTGATATTGACTATCCCCTAGAACCTGGCGATCCTCGCGAATTGTCAGAAATTCCTGAGTTACGGCTGTGGTTTGTACGGTTGGATGCTAAATATCCCTGGTTTCCATTTTTACTAGACTGGAAAGCTGGAGAACTAGCTCGTTACACTGCCATGCTGGTACCGCATCAATTTAGTGCTAAAGAGGGTATTCAGTACAATCCCGAAGCTTTAGAAATCTTTTTGATGCACAAAATTTTTACGTTGAGTGATTGGTTAAAGCAACAAGACATACCCTGGCAATCGCGACTCAAATCTATGGCGCAAATGCTAGGTTATGAATTGGACGATGCCCTGTTTGAGATATTTTGA
- a CDS encoding DevA family ABC transporter ATP-binding protein gives MQAFNKFNPVISAQNLDHYFGSGQLQKQVLFNINLEINAGEIVIMTGPSGSGKTTLLTLVGGLRSAQSGSLRVLGKELCGASSEQLTQVRRNNGYIFQAHNLHGSLTALQNVRMGLEVQANISPQQMLTRSQAMLEAVGLGNRLDYYPDNLSGGQKQRVAIARALVSQPKIVLADEPTAALDKQSGRDVVEIMQKLAKEQGCTILLVTHDNRILDIADRIIYMEDGHLINNSVSVAAVE, from the coding sequence ATGCAAGCTTTTAATAAATTTAATCCTGTTATTTCTGCTCAAAATTTAGATCATTACTTTGGTAGTGGTCAACTGCAAAAGCAGGTTTTATTTAATATCAACCTGGAAATTAACGCTGGGGAAATTGTGATTATGACAGGGCCTTCCGGTTCTGGGAAAACTACACTGTTAACTTTAGTCGGTGGATTGCGTTCTGCCCAGTCTGGTAGTTTGCGAGTATTAGGGAAAGAACTTTGTGGTGCCAGTAGCGAACAATTAACCCAAGTGCGACGTAATAACGGTTATATATTCCAAGCGCATAACTTGCACGGAAGTTTAACAGCACTGCAAAATGTGCGGATGGGTTTAGAGGTGCAAGCCAACATTTCACCCCAACAAATGTTGACTCGTTCCCAAGCAATGCTAGAGGCAGTAGGGTTAGGAAATCGATTAGATTACTATCCAGATAATTTATCAGGAGGACAAAAACAACGGGTAGCGATCGCTCGTGCTTTAGTCAGTCAGCCTAAAATAGTCTTAGCAGATGAACCTACAGCTGCACTAGATAAACAATCCGGGCGTGATGTCGTGGAAATCATGCAGAAACTAGCTAAAGAACAAGGTTGTACAATTTTGCTTGTCACCCACGACAATCGCATTTTAGATATAGCCGATAGGATTATTTACATGGAAGATGGGCATCTGATCAATAACAGTGTCAGTGTTGCAGCTGTTGAATAA
- a CDS encoding TetR/AcrR family transcriptional regulator, whose protein sequence is MTKKKIQTEDRMLSPEKVDAILAGAMQEFLKHGYAATSMDQVTAAAGVSKTTVYSYFQDKEGLFTALIERLAQEKYLAVEDPKFRQGEPQIVLRRLAKHILSQVHPTQELLSLVRLIIGESGRFPSLARIFVSDIYKPRLELVSQYFTDHPELQLFDPQAAARIFIGTLIHFTIIQNMLHGEDILPMERDRLIDNLVNLITINLSKNTSTHQYSGTRQKSPRRKRTSSGKFQTDYSHEPKQLRSIRLTDTAWEKLAELAAKHNLTRSEAIETFARQGLLPNQDEE, encoded by the coding sequence ATGACAAAAAAGAAGATACAGACAGAAGACCGAATGCTATCACCCGAAAAGGTAGACGCTATTCTTGCAGGTGCAATGCAAGAGTTTTTAAAACATGGCTATGCTGCTACTTCAATGGATCAGGTGACAGCAGCAGCAGGTGTTTCTAAAACAACCGTTTATAGCTACTTTCAAGATAAAGAGGGGTTGTTTACTGCTTTAATTGAACGCCTAGCACAAGAAAAATACCTAGCAGTGGAAGATCCCAAATTTCGGCAAGGAGAGCCACAGATAGTTTTGCGCCGCCTAGCGAAGCATATTTTGTCTCAAGTCCATCCAACACAAGAGTTGTTGAGCTTGGTGAGATTGATTATTGGGGAGTCTGGCAGGTTTCCTTCCCTTGCACGAATCTTCGTGAGTGACATATATAAGCCTCGTTTAGAACTGGTGAGCCAATATTTTACTGATCATCCAGAATTGCAATTATTCGATCCGCAAGCAGCAGCACGTATTTTTATCGGCACATTGATTCATTTCACAATTATTCAGAATATGCTGCATGGTGAGGATATTTTACCAATGGAGCGCGATCGCCTGATTGATAACTTAGTCAATTTAATAACTATCAATCTCTCAAAAAATACATCTACTCATCAGTATTCTGGTACTAGGCAGAAATCACCCAGACGCAAGCGGACATCTTCAGGGAAATTTCAGACGGACTACAGTCATGAGCCTAAACAGTTAAGGTCTATTAGATTGACAGATACAGCCTGGGAAAAGTTAGCAGAATTAGCCGCTAAACATAATTTGACACGCTCTGAAGCTATTGAAACCTTTGCGCGTCAAGGCTTGTTACCAAATCAGGATGAAGAGTAA
- a CDS encoding ABC exporter membrane fusion protein: MMRDVADQGSIFFKPSSRPLLILAVTTGLAIAGFKAWEFWQTPAQSSETTQFSIPQVTTVTALGRLEPQGKVIKLSAPSSSQGSRVEQLLVKEGDRVKTGQLIAILDNRDRLEAAYQEAQEAVKLAQINLAKIQAGAKDGEIAAQRAEVARIQAQTVGNEREQKEAIARLEAQWQGEKTAQQATIKRLAAELKNAQIEFQRYQQLSSDGAISQSAFDSKRLNVDTITQQLDEAQANLQRIDSTGQKQISEAKTALARINATGDQQLSAATATLDKIAEVRPVDVAAAKAEVSRTIAAAKQAKANLAQAYVKAPQDGVIFDIHTRAGEVVSNDGIVEIGQTNQMYAVVEVYQSDINKIRSGQQVQISSNSLSGQLRGTVDWIGWKVQRQNIINTDPSENIDARVVEVHVRLDETSSQKAAKFTNLQVKAVIQL, from the coding sequence ATGATGCGCGATGTAGCAGATCAAGGTTCCATATTCTTCAAGCCTAGTTCTCGCCCATTACTAATATTGGCAGTAACGACAGGTTTAGCGATCGCCGGATTCAAGGCTTGGGAATTTTGGCAAACTCCGGCCCAGTCTTCGGAAACAACCCAATTTAGCATACCGCAAGTAACGACGGTGACAGCATTGGGAAGACTAGAACCTCAAGGCAAGGTGATTAAACTATCTGCACCTTCATCTAGTCAGGGGAGTCGGGTAGAGCAATTGTTGGTAAAGGAAGGGGATAGGGTAAAAACTGGGCAGTTAATTGCGATTTTAGATAACCGCGATCGCCTAGAAGCAGCTTACCAAGAAGCCCAAGAGGCTGTAAAACTGGCCCAGATCAACTTAGCAAAAATTCAAGCAGGAGCCAAAGATGGTGAAATAGCCGCCCAAAGAGCCGAAGTTGCCCGAATACAAGCCCAGACAGTAGGTAATGAAAGAGAACAAAAAGAAGCGATCGCCAGGTTAGAAGCCCAGTGGCAAGGTGAAAAAACAGCCCAACAAGCCACAATTAAGAGATTAGCCGCAGAGCTAAAAAATGCTCAAATCGAATTTCAACGCTATCAGCAACTTTCCTCTGACGGGGCAATTTCTCAGTCGGCTTTCGACAGCAAAAGGCTAAATGTAGATACCATTACCCAGCAGTTAGACGAAGCTCAGGCAAACCTGCAACGGATTGATAGCACTGGACAGAAGCAAATTAGTGAAGCCAAAACAGCCTTAGCTAGAATTAATGCCACTGGTGATCAACAACTGAGTGCAGCCACCGCCACCCTAGACAAAATCGCGGAAGTACGTCCTGTAGATGTAGCCGCAGCAAAAGCCGAAGTGAGCCGCACCATAGCAGCAGCGAAGCAAGCAAAGGCAAATTTGGCGCAAGCCTATGTCAAAGCTCCCCAAGATGGTGTGATATTTGACATTCATACCCGTGCAGGTGAAGTAGTATCTAACGACGGCATCGTGGAAATTGGGCAAACTAACCAGATGTATGCAGTGGTGGAAGTTTACCAAAGCGATATTAACAAAATCCGTTCTGGACAACAGGTGCAGATATCAAGTAATTCTCTTTCCGGACAATTACGAGGAACAGTAGATTGGATTGGCTGGAAAGTACAACGGCAGAACATTATTAACACAGATCCTAGTGAAAATATTGATGCGAGAGTTGTAGAAGTCCACGTCCGGTTAGATGAAACCTCTAGCCAAAAAGCGGCCAAGTTTACCAATTTGCAAGTTAAGGCGGTGATTCAACTGTGA
- the devC gene encoding ABC transporter permease DevC translates to MMGLVQELQRRTPLGWLQLSHQKSRLLVALAGIAFADVLIFMQLGFQNALYDSNTRLNRALLGDIILISPQSKNMQNMATFSRRRLLQAADVPGVKSAEALYIGLVTWKNPQTRRKTTIQAIGFNPEQPALNIPEINTQLDKIKLPGKFLFDRAARGAYEEVFQQIDAGKVVTTEVDRRTISIDGLFKLGASFGADATLVSSDENFLRLFPRRQAGSISLGLVNIQPGYEPQQVADDLKAYFRTEDVKVLTRAEYIKFEEDYWKKESPIGFIFTLGVSMGFIVGVIIVYQVLSTDVNAHIKEYATFKAMGYRNSYLLGVIFEEAIILAALGFIPGLIVPLGLYRLAANATNLPIYMTAVRAITVLLITIIMCTISGAIATRKLQSADPADMF, encoded by the coding sequence GTGATGGGATTAGTTCAAGAATTACAACGGCGTACGCCTCTAGGATGGTTACAACTGAGCCATCAAAAAAGTCGCTTGCTAGTAGCTTTAGCAGGTATCGCCTTTGCCGATGTGTTAATTTTCATGCAGTTAGGTTTTCAAAATGCCTTGTATGACAGCAACACCCGCCTCAATCGCGCCTTACTGGGAGACATCATTTTAATTAGTCCCCAAAGCAAAAATATGCAAAATATGGCTACCTTCTCGCGACGGCGACTACTACAAGCTGCGGATGTGCCAGGTGTAAAATCAGCTGAAGCCTTGTATATTGGGTTAGTCACTTGGAAAAATCCCCAAACTCGTCGTAAAACTACAATCCAAGCAATAGGATTTAATCCTGAGCAGCCAGCTCTGAATATCCCAGAAATCAACACTCAGCTAGATAAGATTAAACTACCAGGAAAATTTTTGTTTGATCGTGCTGCCAGAGGAGCATATGAAGAAGTTTTTCAGCAAATAGATGCAGGTAAAGTTGTCACCACCGAAGTTGATAGACGCACAATTTCCATTGATGGCTTATTTAAATTAGGAGCATCATTTGGTGCTGATGCCACTTTAGTTTCCAGTGATGAAAATTTTTTGCGGTTATTTCCGAGAAGACAAGCAGGAAGCATTAGTTTAGGTTTAGTTAATATTCAACCAGGATATGAGCCACAACAAGTAGCAGATGATTTGAAAGCTTACTTCAGAACTGAAGATGTAAAAGTATTAACTCGTGCAGAATATATCAAATTTGAAGAAGACTACTGGAAAAAAGAAAGCCCTATTGGTTTTATTTTTACTTTAGGCGTATCAATGGGCTTTATTGTGGGTGTGATTATTGTCTATCAAGTCTTATCAACAGATGTTAATGCCCACATAAAAGAATACGCCACATTCAAGGCAATGGGTTATCGTAATTCCTATTTATTAGGGGTGATTTTTGAAGAAGCAATTATCTTAGCAGCTTTGGGTTTCATTCCGGGATTGATCGTCCCATTGGGACTGTATCGGTTAGCAGCCAATGCCACAAATTTACCGATATATATGACTGCCGTTAGAGCCATCACAGTTTTATTAATAACGATAATTATGTGTACAATTTCGGGAGCGATCGCTACTCGGAAATTACAGTCTGCTGACCCGGCTGATATGTTTTGA